Below is a genomic region from Zea mays cultivar B73 chromosome 9, Zm-B73-REFERENCE-NAM-5.0, whole genome shotgun sequence.
GATGTATTTTGGTGGACATGGTTTGGGGATCTAGATTAACATGATTGAAGCAACATGGCTCACTGGTATACGTAATCCATTATAGAAGCTATGGCTTATATGTAGCCAATGAAACAGGGAGTTTAAGGAGAAGAACAAAGTGGACAAGGTAGTTGTGCTGTGGACTGCAAACACTGAAAGGTACAGCAATGTATGTGCTGGTCTCAACGACACAATGGAGAATCTGCTGGCATCTGTGGACAAGAACGAGGCGGAGATCTCGCCATCAACACTATATGCCATTGCCTGTGTCACGGAGGGGGTGCCGTTCATCAATGGGAGCCCCCAGAACACTTTTGTGCCTGGTGTGTTTAGTTTGGTGTGTTCCCAAAGTTTTATGGTGTTGCATCTCTGTTCAAAAAACTTATTATACTTGTTTCATGTTTGTAGGGCTGATTGATCTTGCTATCAAGAACAACTGCCTGATCGGTGGTGACGACTTCAAGAGTGGGCAGACCAAGATGAAATCGGTCCTGGTTGATTTTCTTGTTGGTGCTGGAATAAAGGTACAATTTATCAATGAAACCTGATATCCCCCCTTCGAAATGTTTTTGGCAGACGACATACTTACAATAATTCGTGTATATGTTCATGCAGCCCACCTCGATTGTGAGCTACAACCACTTGGGAAACAACGACGGCATGAACCTGTCTGCCCCTCAAACATTCAGGTCCAAGGAGATCTCCAAGAGCAACGTGGTGGATGACATGGTCTCAAGCAATGCCATTCTCTATGGGCCCGGCGAGCATCCCGATCATGTTGTTGTCATCAAGGTCTGTTAGCTGATCTTCCACCTCTTTAAAAAGCTGGCACGTGCAGCAGTTTAAACGTAGATTTACATTGAAACCTGCCACTCCTTTGCTGCATGCAGTATGTGCCGTATGTGGGAGACAGTAAGAGGGCTATGGACGAGTACACATCAGAGATCTTCATGGGCGGCAAGAGCACCATCGTGCTGCACAACACCTGCGAGGACTCGCTCCTCGCCGCACCGATCATCCTCGATCTGGTGCTCCTGGCTGAGCTCAGCACCAGGATCCAGTTAAAACCTGAGGGAACGGTAAGAGCCCACGAATAATCCGAAGCATGCTGGGTGATTCAGCGCTTCGGCAATCAGCACCATCATCTAACGTCTCTCTCATTATGCAGGACAAGTTCCACTCCTTCCACCCGGTGGCCACCATCCTTAGCTACCTCACCAAGGCACCACTGGTAAGCCTTTTCGCCTGCATTAATTCCGGCATCGCTGCACCGCATCTTGCTCCAATCCAGCCGCTAATCTTCTCTTACAAAACCTGAATGACAGGTTCCACCCGGCACACCGGTGGTGAACGCTCTTGCAAAGCAGAGGGCGATGCTGGAGAACATCATGAGGGCTTGCGTTGGCCTGGCCCCAGAGAACAACATGATCCTGGAGTACAAGTGAGCGAAGTGGCGTGGCCTGCAGCTAGATATGGAGGAGGCTGCACGAAGGGGACTAGAGAGGCGAGATTAGCTGTGGAATTGTGTTGGCTTCTCGTGTTTTCTTTTGCGTTCTTTTCCTGGTCATCGCTGTGGCGCTTTTGTATTTTATTTGTTGGACCCGTAACACTATCAGGGCTCTGCTATTAGCGCTTGAAGCCTGTAATGGCATTGGCATCGTATGATAATGTGATCGAGGGTGCTAGTTCCCCTAAGCATTATTTATATAAGTTCAAATGgcggcccggcccggtccggcctgaGCCTGAGCCCGCTGTGGCCTGGCACGAATTGGGACAGGCCCGTTACGTCACAATACGCCTTTTCCCGTGCCAGGTATGATGGATTCTACGGACTGGGAGTAGTTTCAATCTAGTTAAAATCGGCTACTAGTTAGCCAGCAAATTTGAGCAACAATTTTTTTTAGCGGGCTAACTATTAAATCTAGTGCATGTAAACATTGCCCTAAATAGCAACGTCCAGAGACCTAACTGCATTAGCCTTGTCGTAATTGGAGGGATACTGGATTTTTGCTTACGTGACAGGTGACACTCTTCGTAACAACCTCATGAAACGTACTCCCTACTTAGACAACACCACAAAAAAAATCTCTACCATGAGCTGGTCACCTGTTGCGGTTCACTTGCACTGCCTTCCTGTTAGATCAAACCTTACAGTTTACACTGGAATGATGGGATCAGATTATCTCGTTGGGCTCCGGGGGTGACGCGTGGTCGTTGCATTGATCGTGGATGGTGACGCGAGCAAGTCGACGCGGCGGCGTAAGCAGCCGTCGTGCATACTGGTTGGTCGGTCCGGTCGAGGTGGGGGAGGTTTCTCGTCGCTGGGCTGGCGGCGTGCGCCACCTTGTGTCTCTGTGTGTGGACGCTAGGCCTTTTTTTTGCTTTGGCGTGGCCGTGGTGTGGTGTTGGTCCCAGCAACCTAAGCTTAGCTGCGTCGTGGTGGCCGGTGGGTGCCAATGCCATTGtgcttctcttttctttctccccGTTAATTTCCATGCCGGTCGTCCACTACCACTAGTCTTCCCAGATCTATTGCGATAGAATTTGGCGTGATCTCGTGCCTTTTCCGTCCCAACAAAAAAAAACAAGTCTTCCTAAAAAGAGCTAGCTATCCCACACCTTTGTTATCGCGTGGTGCTTCGCTCGATCGCTCAAATTAGCTAGCTGCCTAGTTCTATTCTTCTCCTGGCACCTGAATCGCGCCCTTTTTTTTCATTCAGCAGATGTTCTCCTGGACAGCAGTAGCGCTAGTGTAGTGCTGCATGGAATAGGAGAAAAGGGAAGGAAATGGGTGTGGGTGtagggaagagagagagagctggaatcatgttcctttttgaaaGCCCAAAGCCACAGATAATCTGTATTCTGTAACAGTGTATTTGGTTAGAGGCATTGAATGGTCTGGAGTCATCTGAACCTACATCCCAGCCTAAAATAGTGTTTGCTTATCATCACAGATTCATCTCATCCGTCATCCCCTCGTTCCGATCTAAAACTAAAACCTAGAAGCTACTCATTCGTCACAAAACAGACGGACCAACTCATTCCTCCCATCCGAACCTACAAAGAGTGACTTTATGCTGGATCACCTGGTTCCGAACAGAGTTATTGCACTAACCAAACAGACCGTAGATGTGGCATCGCCTGcgctggtggctgctgctgctgctatcgACCGCAGCCACACTAGCTAGATCCTGCGGTCCAGAACGCCCGTGTGCACGCAAGCGAGCGCCAAGGGGTGTGCCACTACCAGCGCAGTGCGCAGCGCCCCCATCGGTTGTTCGCACGCCATAGCTCCCGTCCCGTGGATCCCTTCATCATTGCCGCGCCACATTCCGCGACCCCGGCCGCCTGCTACTAGCTGCTAGTGCATCATCTACAAGTAGCACAGCACGCACGCGCTGAGAACCAGACACACCAGTGGTCTGGTACTCTGGTCGCGCCGATAGCTGCCACTGAACGTCTGAACCCACCACCGGCACCACCGCGACAGCGCGCAGCGGCTCGGACGATCGACGGCCATGGCGAACCGTCCGTCGCGCTCGCGCCTGCTGGTCCTGGCGCTCGCAGCCGCAGGGCTACTAGCCGCCACGCGCGCGGAAGCCTCCACGCCAGcatcgccggcgccggcgccggggcCGTCGGCGGACTGCACGGACGCGCTGCTGGGGCTGGCGGGGTGCCTGGGCTACGTGCAGGAGGGGAGCacggcggcggcgcccgacccGTCCTGCTGCTCGGGGCTCAGGGACGTGGTGCGCGGGGAGGTGGCCTGCCTCTGCCAGCTCTTCCAGGGCGGCCAGGACTTCGGCCTCTCGCTCAACATGACCAGGGCCCTGCAGCTGCCCGCCGCGTGCAAGGTCAAGACGCCGCCCGTCAGCAAGTGCCACGGTACGCTCTCGTCGCTTTTGCCTTTTGTGATGGCGCGCGGTGGAGCGAGCGATCGTTTGACTGACGAGTGAGTGACCTCGCCCTTAAAAAATGCAGTTTCTGTTCCTGGTGTGCCCAGCGCGTCTCCTGGTATGTAAATTGCGCGTGTCTTTTGCGTCTTAAAAGAGTGATGACAAACAAGCTTTCACGATGTTTCAGTTCCGGCTCCCTCGTCCGGGGCCCCAGACTTCGGGCAGTCGCCGACGCCGTCGCCGTCAACCCCTTCGGGATCACCGGCAGCAACCGGGAGCCAGACCAGCGCTCCAGCGCCTTCCCCAGCGCGTTCCGCCGCTGCCGGCCTCTCGGCACCACCACGGGCCTTCACCTTCATCGCTGCCGCGACTCTGTTGGTGTACCGGGTCTTGTGAGCTGGGCTCACTCACCCGAGTTCATGCGCTCCGCCCGTACCTTACCCCAGTCTGACCACAAATCATGTACCGAGAGATGTATCTTGTGAGCGTTTCCGTTTCGTTTAGTAGCACTGCGGCTGTTCATGGATTTCACTGCCTCGCATAAATAATGCTACCGGCCGGCCACGAATAGCTTACCCCGCTGCCGCTGAGTAAGTACATCACGATGTTCATTCGAAGGGCTCGCAGCTTACTTATACAACCTTATAGTATGTATCAAGTGTACACAATACACGTTTCGCAATGCGCCTGAGCGCGTAGGCCAGGGATGTGCGAAATGCTCACGCCTCACGGGCATTTTGCCAGCGAGTGCagctgttgcaagaagagaaaaaagaaaagaaaagaaaaaaaagaagtgCGCTCAACTTTGCTAGTTCGTTTCTAGTTTATTAAACTTCAGATTTCCGAACAATCGATACAACAACCGTTACATCATCCAGCTTGCCGCCGGAGTAGCCCAGGTACCCAGCCGCGAGAGCGGAGTCCGAGAACGGGCTCCTTCCAAACCCACACCGCCCCACCTCCTTCGCTCGGGCAACCAGTAAATCGGCGATTTCCTGCAGTTTTCACGCAGAAGTTGCCATGTTCAAGAGACGAATCTTTCTCGCTAGGTTCGTTTATGCAACACGATAAAAAAAAAGAGTTCCATTACACTGACCGTGGGCTTCAGATCAGCTTCTAATGATTTCGAGACGATGCCTGCCACTTCTTCCTCGTAGACGTTGTCGAAAAGACCGTCTGACGCTGTTACAACGACGTCGCCTTCTTGTAGACAGATGGCGTATTTCTGCGAGTTAATAACAGGCTAAGTACAAACTTCGAGAAAGCTTGCAACAGGAAACCAATAGCAGCAGAGAGTGTTGTGGTACCTGTACAAGTTTTAGAGGGTCGTCACCCTTCTCAATCTGCAACGGGAAATTGAAACCGTAAGTCATTGGGTTTGATTTCTTATGGACCTCTCCATTCCTAATCACGAGGAATCCAGAATCTCCGATGTTTGATGCGTGAAGAACCTGCGGTAGCAAAGAGTTCGTATGCACAAATAAATATATCTAAGTCTGGGGGgataatatatatatgtgtgtgatcGACCATCAGTAGATGTCAAGAAAGGAGGTGAAGTTTTAACCAACGACTCAACGAACATACCTTTCCATCAAAGTGAGCAACTAAAACAGTGGAAGAACCAGGGGACCGTGCTTCATCTGCAGCCTTGGCAAGAACTTCCTCGGTTCTCATCCCTGGAGCTCCTTGGGTCTCTTCCACGATCTTTTTGCAGCCATCCATTAGTTCTCTGGCATAAAGTCCGGCATTGATCCCTGAGATAACAATTTCCATCAAACACTACAACAAGTGTTCAGATTTTGAAATGAAAACACAAAATTAGCAGGTGCAAACACAATGACCACAAGTGGACGTGGATTTCCTCAGAGGTTCCAACAGCAGTACATGTACAGCACGCATGTACCGACTGAGTGTTACGCTGGAATTTGTCAAGTGTGTATCTGAGCTAGATCAGATATAGGCGTCGAACAAAAGTAGTCAGTGCTTGCATGCAATCTTGTTTTTTAAATTAATGCCACGATTGTCCTATTTGTGTGGCAACTAGTAAGACATTGTTCTCTAGCAAAACCTATTGAGTCACTGACCTAATCAACATTCAGCTTTAGCTACTGCCAGATAGGATGGCAACTTTGTGCATAACTATCAGCCAAATAACAAATTCAGTAACCAACTGCTATAGATTTATCAATTTGGCAAATACTGCATTAGCCGAAGGGCAGGCATGGTGCATTGGCGAGAGATGTCTCGCTGAGTCACCAAGTTGCGGGTTCCAAGCAGCCTCTCCCCACTTGTGAAGGGTGGCTTACCTCGGTCTATCCCTTCCCCAGActcccactcatgtgggagcctccggCACTGGGTTTGCCCTGCCCAAAATACTACAGTAGCTATGTCACTTATTTCTGGTGTTCGTGGTAGGAACAAAAGGAATGTAACTATTGTTGTTTAGGCTTATAGCCAGCACCACGTCATTATCAGCTTTGGTTGTGTTAGCAGAGCTTTGGAGGCCATCACTCTCGTATTTTTGCCAATATTGGATGGAGATCTAATCATCTAATAATAGACTTTACTAACGGTTGTTTCTTGTTGTTTCTGCCCTCTTTTCCCCTTTTGTG
It encodes:
- the LOC100037797 gene encoding putative inositol-3-phosphate synthase; the encoded protein is MFIESFRVESPHVRYGPTEIESEYRYDTTELVHEAKDGASRWVVRPKSVKYNFRTSTAVPKLGVMLVGWGGNNGSTLTAGVIANREGISWATKDKVQQANYYGSLTQASTIRVGSYNGEEIYAPFKSLLPMVNPDDLVFGGWDISSMNLADAMTRAKVLDIDLQKQLRPYMESMVPLPGVYDPDFIAANQGSRANNVIKGTKKEQVEQIIKDIREFKEKNKVDKVVVLWTANTERYSNVCAGLNDTMENLLASVDKNEAEISPSTLYAIACVTEGVPFINGSPQNTFVPGLIDLAIKNNCLIGGDDFKSGQTKMKSVLVDFLVGAGIKPTSIVSYNHLGNNDGMNLSAPQTFRSKEISKSNVVDDMVSSNAILYGPGEHPDHVVVIKYVPYVGDSKRAMDEYTSEIFMGGKSTIVLHNTCEDSLLAAPIILDLVLLAELSTRIQLKPEGTDKFHSFHPVATILSYLTKAPLVPPGTPVVNALAKQRAMLENIMRACVGLAPENNMILEYK
- the LOC100285219 gene encoding xylogen protein 1 precursor; its protein translation is MANRPSRSRLLVLALAAAGLLAATRAEASTPASPAPAPGPSADCTDALLGLAGCLGYVQEGSTAAAPDPSCCSGLRDVVRGEVACLCQLFQGGQDFGLSLNMTRALQLPAACKVKTPPVSKCHVSVPGVPSASPVPAPSSGAPDFGQSPTPSPSTPSGSPAATGSQTSAPAPSPARSAAAGLSAPPRAFTFIAAATLLVYRVL
- the LOC100285219 gene encoding xylogen protein 1 isoform X1, with protein sequence MANRPSRSRLLVLALAAAGLLAATRAEASTPASPAPAPGPSADCTDALLGLAGCLGYVQEGSTAAAPDPSCCSGLRDVVRGEVACLCQLFQGGQDFGLSLNMTRALQLPAACKVKTPPVSKCHVPAPSSGAPDFGQSPTPSPSTPSGSPAATGSQTSAPAPSPARSAAAGLSAPPRAFTFIAAATLLVYRVL